In Schizosaccharomyces osmophilus chromosome 1, complete sequence, the genomic window TATCTGTGGTATAGCTGCCATCCAATATAGAAACCGTCGCAAGCAACTTATAAAGGGAGGATACCTGAAATAGTTGCTAAGATAGATTCCTACAACTTTTTGTCTGTATCCACATAGTTCCAGCTGATTGTGTGATCGATGCCAGTTTTCCATTGTTCAAATGTTATGTATTTGTTATTTGTATAGCCATAGAGTAAGCGTAGAGGAAAAAAATGCGAGTTTTGATAACATCATTTTGAAAGAGTAATTTTAAGATAGACGAGAAGGGTCGAATTGTAGGGGATTTGTAGGTCGCCTGTTATAGACAAATTGAAATTAAACGTTCAAAGGATGAAGcaatgaaggaaaaaaaaaaaaaaagttctttAGGACAcgttttgtttcctttcttttgcaCTCGGAAAGGAACAGATTAATAAAAGGATTCAAGATATAGATACATTGACGGgataaaaaaatccaaatataaattataataAGAATGATTTGAATGATTTCTTACTGATGGTTTCATGAAGTGTGAGGGATCTAATTATAGACTAAAATTCATTCCCTATTTTgtaagtaaacaaacatagAAATGTCATTCGAGTTCCAATTCCACCAAAAGCATGTACACTAGCAATAGCGCAACATTTACCAATAGCAGAGGGTAACGGTCGGTGGTATCTACATACATAAACAATATTTAAGTTCGTAAGGGCTTttcgtaaagaaaaaaattactaATAATGAAAGCAGGATTTTATTCTGCTTgccttttggaaaatagTAAGCATTCATGGTTCTTCCgaaaatataatatatgCGATGAGCGCTTGAATTGACTTTAAAGATTTGCTGAAAGAACCTGTTGATTGTGTCTATTTTTGATCACAAAACCATATCCTAGTAATTGTCGTCATAAAgcaaaatttaaaaaatgtttaGGTATTTACAACTTTGCAGAAATCATCTAAAAGACCACATAACATAATGTTAGTTGAACCCAGAGAAGTGATGACTAAGATCGTAGACGCTGATTAAACCAAGGGCATCACGAagtctttctttcatttttatcgACTCGTTGAAATTGAAGCGGATTCCGTACCCATCTAAGTAGCGAGCGCACTGGTCCCTTGTTAAGCCATCAATGTCTTTAACAGATCTAATTTCTGGCAAATCATCATCTGGCTGAGTCCCACCTAGAAAAGGAACGATATTTATAGGAAATCCCATTGATCTTAACTGGATATTTTCCgtttttgtatttctcATATCCATTCTGTTAAATCTCGTTTCCATTCTGTTAAATCTCGTTTCCATTCTGTTAAATCTCGTTTCCATTCTTGAGGGGAATGCATTCTCATCGGTCAGCCAATTCTGAAACCACCGCGGTGGTTGATCTTCAGCAACCTCTTCTGCTCGTCTTAATTGATTAGCAACATTTTGAATAACTTGGATTCGATGAATCATGCcaacttcattttgaaGTTGCGAGCTTTTCATAGCAAAttctaattcttttaaaaaccGATTTACGTCTAAAAAAGTATCATTCTGTGGAGGAGAGATGTCGAAATCGTTCGCATAGATATTTTCCATTTTAAGAAATTGGTAAAGGTTATGTACAATAGATATGCTGctaaaatataaacaaagctgtgttatttttgaattgtGGTGGTGCCACTCGTTAAACGCTTCGAGTGCACTTCcaaatagaaaaattcTCGTAATAATATTTCAACGATGGAATAAATTATAACactaaacaaaaattacGCAATTATTGGTTTCCTTCGTTACAGATGTTAACAAGCATTAGCAATGAGAGTGTGAGTGGAATACAGTTGTAAAGGTTTAAATTGTCAAGTTGAATACTCTAAATTAAGTTACTACATATCTGGAGTGATATATCTTTAGTACAAGTTTATTGGCTCTGCCAGAAAAATCTTCCTAACTGAAGATTTTGTCTGAGAATCCCGCTTAGGGCCATTTCTACCAGTGGGGCAGGTATATCAGACTTTGGCAATGGTTCGGTACTTGGGAATTGGTAgtaaaaaaaggtattaTGAAATAAAACCGATTTTGGTatgtattcttttcttcctatACATTTATCGCACTAAGCATAATTGTTTCTGAATTTCGTTTGCGAAACCCCAATCTTTGAAAACTCATTCTTGACAACTCTGTCCTTTAACTATATGATTAGATTAGCCCAGGTCCTCTAACATAAATTTAAAAGTTCATTATAACACAACCTTGAGTCTTGCTAACAAGAAGAATAGCAACTACCGTTAAgctttttcgttttattcACATGTTCAACAAGCGATTTCTTCCAGGGAAACTCATATGCACTTTTAACCTGATGCCTATCTCAAATCAGATGTAAGAAGGACTTCTTTCAAGttcttattctttttctattttatgTAGTCAAAGCAAACAACTGCGCAGATCGAACAAAAGCACTTACTATAACGTTGAAAAAGATGCAACAAAGCCTGTGGTAAAACATTAAGTCTTGCAAAAATCTGTATTCTCCAAAAAGTAaggttgaaaaaaaaaaaagaaagaaaacaagtttCAGAGTCTCTCATATCCATTCATTAATTTCTGGGCCACTACcgttcattttatttttatttatttattctttttttttggttctttaataatttttgataCTGTTTATTATAGATT contains:
- a CDS encoding developmentally Regulated MAPK Interacting protein, yielding MENWHRSHNQLELCGYRQKVVSSLYKLLATVSILDGSYTTDTTNWPTGGGYRINMGNPERAEEIYAQSEEFILTPPSD
- a CDS encoding Mug2 mug135 meu2 family, with amino-acid sequence MENIYANDFDISPPQNDTFLDVNRSQLQNEVGMIHRIQVIQNVANQLRRAEEVAEDQPPRWFQNWLTDENAFPSRMETRFNRMETRFNRMETRFNRMDMRNTKTENIQLRSMGFPINIVPFLGGTQPDDDLPEIRSVKDIDGLTRDQCARYLDGYGIRFNFNESIKMKERLRDALGLISVYDLSHHFSGFN